The Archangium primigenium genomic interval TCGCTCCTGCGCATCCCTCGTCTCAACTCCCTGACAGGCGTGTCGTGGATTCCCGCGCCGGCTAGTCCCCCACCACGGAGCGGATGGTGTCGCGCATGCCATGACGCGGCTGCCATGCCACGTCCTGGCGCCAGCGCGAGCCGTCCACGTTGCACAGGAACTGGATGTGGTCGAGCTCGGGCGGGGGGAAGTTAGCGAGCCGGTACTTGAAGAGCATGCCCAGCAGGGGGCGGGCCACGGGGTGCGGCACGGGGATGGGGCTGCGGCCCAGCTCGCCGTGGATGGAGGACAGGGGCACCTCGCCAGGGCCCACCACGTTGTAGACGCCCTTGGGCTCGGGGCGCAGGGCGGCCTCCACCATGGCGCGCGCCACGTCCTCCACGTGGATGAGCTGCAGCATGGGGTCGAACCCCGCCATCACCCAGGGGTAGCGCAGGCGCAGGTAGTTGCTCGGCGCGTTCTTGATGGTGGGGCCCACGATGTGCACTGGCCGCAGGATGACCGTCTGGATGTGGGGGTGCTTCCAGAAGAAGCTGTGCGCGAGCATGTCCACCTCGATGAGGTCGCGCACCCCCGAGAAGCGGCTGGCCGCCATGAGCGGCGCGTCCTCGGTGAGGAAGTTGGAGTTGTCCGGGCTCGGGCCGTAGACGTTGGCCGAGGAGAGCACGACGACCTTCCGCACGCCGTACTTGGCGCAGTACTCGAGCAGCCGCGTGGTGCCCACCACGTTGAAGGAGTGGTGCTCCTCCTCGCTCATGCGCGGGTCGTGCATGATGCCCATGTGGATGACCGCGCGGATGTCGTTCTTGCGAAAGACGTCCTCCGCCTTCTTCTTGCGCAGGTCCATCTGGTGCATCTCGACGTCCTTGGGCCGGCCCGGAAAGGGGCGCCGATCGATGCCGATGATGCGCTCGTGCTTGTGCAGCAGCTTGGCGAGGGTGCGCCCCAGGTTGCCGCTGATGCCGGTGACGACGACGGCCGGCCTCTTGGAGGAGTCCTGGCCCGAGGGGTCCTGATTCGTGGGGTCCTGAGTCATGACGCGGTGCCTGGGCGGCCTACCAGAAGACGCCCTGACGCTCCTTGAGGCCCTGGTTGAGCATGGCCTGGATGGCGGTCTTCACGGTGCGCACCTTCTTGTCCAGCTCCGTGTCCTCGTCGTCGGGGCGGCCGGTGAAGTTGAGCGGCTCGCCGAAGTAGATGCGGTACTTGGTGGGCAGGGGCAGCGGCACGCCCGTGACGGTGACGGGGAAGGAGGGAAAGCCCAACAGCTTCGCCAGGGGCTTGACGTCCATGAGCGCGGGGGCCTGCTCCTCGGCGCCCACCACCGCCACCGGAACGATGGGCGTGTTGGTCTCCAGCGCCAGGCGCATGAAGCCCAGGCCGAACTCCTGCAACTGGTAGCGCTGGGGCCACAGCTTGCCGAGCCCCCGCGTGCCCTCGGGGAACACGAGGATGGCCTCCTCGGACTCCAGCAGGCGGCGGCAGTTCTCCGGCGTGCCCACGATCTGCCCCACGCGCGCCATGAACGTGGAGACGTAGGGCAGCGTGGGCACCCACTTCTCCACCATGCTGCGCGCGTGCCGCGGCGGGTTGGCCTCCATCAAGAGGGCGATGCCAATCATGGCGCCGTCCATGGGCAGCTGCCCCGAGTGGTTGGACACGAAGAGCACCCGCCCCGCGGGCACGTGCTCGATGCCGCTCACCTCCACCCGGTGGTAGTGCCGGTAGAGCCACACCAGCGGCGCGAGCGCCGACAGGCTGTAGTCCAGGTTGAAGCCGAACGGGTCCACCCCGTACTCGTGCTCGCCCCGCCCCAGCGCCTCCAGGCGCTGCTTGCGCTCCGGACCGACCATG includes:
- a CDS encoding lysophospholipid acyltransferase family protein → MLERLGGKVKQGLREWTERMVGPERKQRLEALGRGEHEYGVDPFGFNLDYSLSALAPLVWLYRHYHRVEVSGIEHVPAGRVLFVSNHSGQLPMDGAMIGIALLMEANPPRHARSMVEKWVPTLPYVSTFMARVGQIVGTPENCRRLLESEEAILVFPEGTRGLGKLWPQRYQLQEFGLGFMRLALETNTPIVPVAVVGAEEQAPALMDVKPLAKLLGFPSFPVTVTGVPLPLPTKYRIYFGEPLNFTGRPDDEDTELDKKVRTVKTAIQAMLNQGLKERQGVFW
- a CDS encoding SDR family oxidoreductase, with protein sequence MTQDPTNQDPSGQDSSKRPAVVVTGISGNLGRTLAKLLHKHERIIGIDRRPFPGRPKDVEMHQMDLRKKKAEDVFRKNDIRAVIHMGIMHDPRMSEEEHHSFNVVGTTRLLEYCAKYGVRKVVVLSSANVYGPSPDNSNFLTEDAPLMAASRFSGVRDLIEVDMLAHSFFWKHPHIQTVILRPVHIVGPTIKNAPSNYLRLRYPWVMAGFDPMLQLIHVEDVARAMVEAALRPEPKGVYNVVGPGEVPLSSIHGELGRSPIPVPHPVARPLLGMLFKYRLANFPPPELDHIQFLCNVDGSRWRQDVAWQPRHGMRDTIRSVVGD